A genomic region of Nymphaea colorata isolate Beijing-Zhang1983 chromosome 2, ASM883128v2, whole genome shotgun sequence contains the following coding sequences:
- the LOC116249154 gene encoding sugar transport protein MST6-like, which translates to MAGGSFAPTGEVKHYAGKVTGFVVITCIVAAFGGLIFGYDIGVSGGVTSMDAFLKQFFPQVYAKQLQAHENQYCKFDSELLTMFTSSLYVAGLLASFFASSMTRLYGRLPSMLFGGVTFLIGSAVNGAAKDVTMLIVGRVLLGVGVGFANQSVPVYLSEMAPAKIRGALNMCFQLAITIGIFAANLVNYGTSKINGDYGWRISLALAAVPAIIMLAGAVFLPETPNSLIERGQVEKAKAIIQKIRGTSEVEEELQDIIDASEASKQVAHPWANILQKKYRPQLVMAIAIPMFQQFTGINIIMFYAPVLFKTLGFGDEASLMSAVISGLVNVLATFVSIGTVDKFGRRALFLEGGVQMFISQLLVGVVIGKTFGTSGTGTITKGSANFVLFLICAYVAAFAWSWGPLGWLVPSEIFPLEVRSAGQCINVAVNLLFTFVIAQVFLSMLCHLKFGLFFFFAGWVLLMTIFIFFFLPETKNVPIEEMELIWRKHWFWGKIIPQEDDRAQSKPKPAQS; encoded by the exons ATGGCAGGAGGATCGTTTGCACCAACAGGGGAAGTGAAACACTATGCAGGGAAGGTCACCGGCTTTGTGGTCATCACTTGCATTGTGGCTGCATTTGGTGGGCTTATCTTTGGATATGATATTGGAGTCTCAG GGGGAGTTACTTCCATGGACGCGTTCTTGAAGCAATTCTTCCCGCAAGTCTATGCCAAGCAGCTCCAGGCCCATGAGAACCAGTACTGCAAATTCGACAGCGAACTGCTAACCATGTTCACGTCATCCCTGTACGTAGCTGGTCTGCTGGCATCTTTCTTTGCCTCCTCAATGACTCGTCTCTATGGTCGACTCCCATCAATGCTCTTCGGTGGTGTCACATTTCTTATCGGTTCGGCCGTCAATGGAGCTGCCAAGGACGTAACCATGCTCATCGTAGGTCGCGTGCTTTTGGGCGTTGGTGTTGGCTTCGCTAATCAG TCTGTTCCGGTGTATCTCTCTGAAATGGCCCCTGCCAAGATCAGAGGAGCGCTGAACATGTGCTTCCAGTTAGCCATCACCATTGGCATCTTTGCCGCCAACCTAGTGAACTATGGCACCAGCAAAATCAATGGCGACTATGGTTGGAGAATTTCCCTTGCACTAGCAGCAGTACCAGCAATCATCATGCTTGCTGGAGCCGTCTTCCTCCCCGAAACGCCCAACTCCCTCATTGAACGCGGACAAGTAGAGAAGGCAAAGGCTATAATCCAGAAGATCAGAGGAACTAGCGAAGTAGAAGAAGAGTTGCAGGACATAATCGACGCCAGCGAGGCATCCAAGCAGGTGGCGCACCCATGGGCCAACATCCTTCAGAAGAAGTACAGGCCTCAGCTTGTGATGGCCATAGCCATTCCCATGTTCCAGCAGTTCACCGGCATCAACATCATCATGTTCTACGCTCCTGTGCTCTTCAAGACACTTGGATTTGGAGACGAAGCCTCGCTTATGTCCGCCGTGATCTCTGGCCTCGTTAATGTGCTCGCCACCTTCGTCTCGATCGGCACCGTCGACAAGTTCGGCCGCAGGGCCTTGTTCCTCGAGGGCGGCGTCCAAATGTTCATCAGCCAG CTTCTGGTCGGCGTCGTCATCGGCAAGACATTCGGCACGTCCGGCACCGGGACAATAACAAAGGGCTCGGCAAACTTCGTGCTCTTCTTGATCTGTGCCTACGTTGCCGCCTTCGCCTGGTCATGGGGCCCTCTCGGATGGCTGGTTCCCAGCGAGATATTCCCATTGGAGGTTCGGTCCGCAGGCCAGTGCATCAATGTGGCGGTGAACCTTCTTTTCACCTTCGTCATAGCCCAGGTCTTCCTGTCCATGCTCTGCCACCTCAAGTTCggactcttcttcttcttcgccggCTGGGTGCTCCTCATgaccatcttcatcttcttcttcctgccgGAGACCAAGAACGTGCCGATCGAAGAGATGGAACTAATATGGAGGAAGCACTGGTTCTGGGGAAAGATCATTCCCCAGGAAGACGATCGTGCTCAATCAAAACCCAAACCTGCACAAAGCTGA